In Mycobacterium sp. 050128, one genomic interval encodes:
- a CDS encoding XRE family transcriptional regulator codes for MTLAADRRRVPPHQQPAAEPRPHDFDQPVEFWPTAAIRSALQGGDIDIWKRIAAALKRDPFGRTARQVEEVLEGTRPYGISKALWEVLERARIHLEANERAEVARHVGLLIERSGLAQQEFAARIGVAAEDLASYLDGSVSPSASLMIRIRRLSDRFVKVNTPPPDAN; via the coding sequence GTGACGTTGGCAGCCGACCGTCGACGCGTGCCGCCGCACCAGCAGCCCGCTGCCGAACCGCGGCCGCACGATTTCGACCAGCCGGTGGAATTCTGGCCGACCGCCGCCATTCGCTCGGCGCTGCAGGGCGGTGACATCGACATCTGGAAGCGGATTGCCGCCGCGCTGAAGCGCGACCCGTTCGGCCGCACCGCCCGCCAGGTCGAAGAAGTCCTCGAGGGCACCCGCCCGTATGGCATCTCCAAAGCGCTGTGGGAGGTGCTGGAGCGCGCCCGCATCCACCTGGAGGCCAACGAACGCGCCGAGGTGGCCCGCCACGTCGGGCTGCTGATCGAGCGATCCGGCCTGGCCCAGCAGGAGTTCGCCGCCCGCATCGGGGTGGCAGCCGAGGATCTGGCCTCCTACCTCGACGGCAGCGTCAGCCCGTCGGCCTCGCTGATGATCCGGATACGCCGGCTCTCGGACCGGTTCGTGAAGGTGAACACACCCCCGCCCGACGCCAACTGA
- a CDS encoding MMPL family transporter has protein sequence MMRLSRSLRRYRWLVFTGWLLALVPAIYLALTQSGNLTGGGFEVAGSQSLKVHDQLEEQYHDLGASSLALVAAPRADASYDDMNNAVAQLRRIIGEFPGVTEKTNPTQRPPQPDRPYVLTLRLDARNAGTSDIAKRLRQQVGVKGDQSGQTADGRVRLYVIGQGALSAAAAANTKHDIAKAEQWNLPIILMVLLVVFGSLAAAAIPLALGVCTVVVTMGLVYFLSAYTTMSVFVTSTVSMFGIALAVDYSLFILMRFREELRSGRQHREAVDAAMATSGLAVVLSGLTVVASLTGIYLINTPALKSMATGAIMAVAVAMLTSTTLTPAALATFGRAAAKRSVLLHWSRRPESTQSRFWNRWVSAVMRRPWISSIAAATVLLVMAAPAASMVLGNSLLRQFDSAHEIRAGVAGASQALGPGALGPIQVMVSFPDGSASAPEHSQTLAAIRQRMTQAPHIVSVTPPQFADDNSSALLSAVLSVDPEDMGARQSVDWMRAQLPQVPNEGTARVDVGGPTALIKDFDDRVSATEPLVLLFVAAIAFVMLLLSIHSVFLAFKGVLMTLLSVAAAYGSLVMVFQWGWLRDLGFAHITSIDSTVPPLVLAMTFGLSMDYEIFLLTRIRERFLHTGNTRDAVAYGVSTSARTITSAALIMIAVFIGFAFAGMPLVAEIGVACAVAIAVDATVVRLVLVPALMAMFAQWNWWLLGWLRRVLPSVDFDRPLPEVDLGDVVVIPDDISALTAPSADVRMVLKSAAKLKHLAPDAITVADPLAFTGCGRNCKDADETRGQGPGQIPHQVNIGDGDTVAVTLGEKNGSNGQTRTASGAKKLVDGLASRNGIARAIPWGDRPVHPVTLWRSRLSIAIDALEAGARDRDRPQYARRSPVETTHVQLPTGDRLQVPTGAETLRLKSYLIMSRNSSRDYAEFADMVETLEPETAAVVLAGMDRYYCCQPPRQQWITSQLVRRLADPNPSDLPDVVSEPDAKADWDDVKQRCLSVAVAMLEEAR, from the coding sequence ATGATGCGCCTCAGCCGCAGCCTGCGCAGATACCGCTGGTTGGTCTTCACAGGCTGGTTGTTGGCATTGGTCCCGGCGATCTACTTGGCGTTGACACAGTCCGGGAATCTCACCGGCGGTGGTTTCGAAGTGGCCGGTTCGCAGTCGTTGAAGGTCCACGATCAGCTCGAGGAGCAGTATCACGACCTGGGCGCGTCGTCGTTGGCCCTGGTGGCCGCACCCCGCGCCGACGCCAGCTATGACGACATGAACAACGCCGTGGCGCAGCTGCGGCGGATCATCGGCGAATTCCCCGGCGTCACCGAGAAAACCAACCCCACGCAGCGGCCGCCGCAGCCCGACCGCCCGTATGTGCTGACGCTGCGGCTCGACGCCCGCAACGCCGGTACCAGCGACATCGCCAAGCGGCTACGGCAGCAGGTGGGCGTCAAGGGCGACCAGTCCGGGCAGACGGCGGACGGCCGGGTTCGGCTCTACGTGATCGGGCAGGGCGCGCTCAGTGCGGCCGCCGCGGCGAACACCAAACACGACATCGCCAAAGCCGAACAATGGAACCTGCCGATCATCCTGATGGTCCTGCTCGTGGTGTTCGGCTCGCTGGCCGCCGCGGCCATACCGCTGGCGCTTGGCGTCTGCACGGTCGTGGTGACCATGGGACTGGTCTATTTCCTGTCGGCCTACACCACGATGTCGGTGTTCGTGACCTCGACGGTGTCGATGTTCGGGATCGCGCTGGCAGTGGACTATTCGCTGTTCATCTTGATGCGGTTCCGCGAGGAATTGCGGTCCGGGCGCCAGCACCGCGAGGCCGTCGACGCCGCGATGGCCACCTCCGGGCTGGCGGTGGTGCTGTCCGGGTTGACCGTCGTCGCGTCCCTGACGGGGATCTACCTGATCAACACCCCGGCGCTGAAATCGATGGCCACCGGCGCGATCATGGCCGTCGCGGTCGCGATGCTGACCTCGACCACGTTGACGCCCGCGGCGCTGGCGACGTTCGGCCGCGCGGCCGCCAAGCGCTCGGTGCTACTGCATTGGTCGCGGCGACCGGAAAGCACGCAGTCCCGATTCTGGAACCGCTGGGTTTCAGCCGTGATGCGCCGGCCATGGATATCGTCCATCGCCGCAGCGACGGTACTGCTCGTCATGGCCGCACCGGCGGCGTCGATGGTGCTGGGCAACAGCTTGCTGCGCCAGTTCGACTCGGCGCACGAGATCCGCGCCGGCGTCGCCGGGGCATCCCAAGCTCTCGGGCCCGGCGCGCTCGGTCCGATCCAGGTAATGGTGAGCTTCCCCGACGGCTCAGCGTCCGCACCCGAGCACAGCCAGACGTTGGCCGCCATCCGGCAGCGGATGACGCAGGCCCCGCACATCGTCTCGGTGACCCCGCCGCAGTTCGCCGACGACAACAGCAGTGCTTTGCTGTCCGCGGTGTTGTCGGTCGATCCCGAGGATATGGGCGCCCGGCAATCCGTCGACTGGATGCGTGCCCAGCTCCCGCAGGTTCCGAACGAAGGGACCGCACGCGTCGACGTCGGCGGCCCGACGGCGCTGATCAAGGACTTCGACGACCGGGTCTCGGCGACCGAGCCGTTGGTGCTGCTGTTCGTCGCGGCCATCGCGTTCGTGATGCTGTTGCTGTCGATCCACTCGGTGTTCCTGGCCTTCAAGGGCGTGCTGATGACGCTGCTGTCGGTGGCCGCCGCCTACGGAAGCCTGGTCATGGTGTTCCAGTGGGGCTGGTTGCGGGATCTCGGGTTCGCCCACATCACGTCGATCGATAGCACCGTTCCCCCGCTGGTCCTGGCGATGACGTTCGGGTTGTCGATGGACTACGAGATCTTCCTGCTCACCCGGATCCGGGAACGCTTCCTGCACACCGGGAACACCCGCGACGCGGTCGCCTACGGCGTGAGCACCAGCGCCCGCACCATCACCAGCGCCGCCCTGATCATGATCGCGGTGTTCATCGGCTTCGCGTTCGCCGGCATGCCGCTGGTCGCCGAGATCGGGGTGGCCTGTGCGGTGGCGATCGCGGTGGACGCCACCGTGGTGCGGCTGGTGCTGGTCCCGGCGCTGATGGCGATGTTCGCCCAGTGGAATTGGTGGCTGCTGGGCTGGCTGCGCCGCGTCTTGCCGTCGGTCGATTTCGACCGGCCGCTGCCCGAAGTCGACCTCGGCGACGTCGTCGTCATTCCCGACGACATCTCGGCGCTCACCGCGCCCAGCGCGGACGTGCGCATGGTGCTCAAGTCGGCGGCCAAGCTCAAACACCTGGCGCCCGACGCCATCACGGTGGCCGATCCGCTGGCCTTCACCGGCTGCGGGCGCAACTGCAAGGACGCCGACGAAACCCGCGGCCAGGGCCCGGGCCAGATTCCGCACCAGGTCAACATCGGCGACGGCGACACCGTCGCGGTCACGCTCGGCGAGAAGAACGGCAGCAACGGTCAGACCAGGACCGCGTCCGGGGCCAAGAAGCTGGTCGACGGCCTGGCCTCGCGCAACGGCATCGCCCGGGCCATCCCGTGGGGCGATCGGCCGGTGCATCCGGTCACGCTGTGGCGGAGTCGGTTGTCGATTGCCATCGACGCGCTCGAGGCCGGTGCGCGCGACCGCGACCGGCCGCAATACGCGCGTCGCAGCCCGGTGGAAACCACCCACGTGCAATTGCCCACCGGCGACCGGCTGCAGGTCCCGACGGGTGCCGAGACGCTGCGCCTGAAGAGCTACCTGATCATGTCCCGTAACAGCAGCCGCGATTATGCCGAATTTGCTGACATGGTCGAAACATTAGAACCGGAAACGGCCGCGGTGGTGCTCGCCGGAATGGACAGGTATTACTGTTGTCAACCGCCCAGGCAGCAATGGATCACCTCCCAGTTGGTTCGTCGACTCGCGGATCCGAATCCGTCCGATCTGCCAGACGTCGTCTCGGAACCGGACGCCAAGGCAGACTGGGATGACGTCAAGCAGCGCTGCCTGTCGGTGGCCGTCGCGATGCTGGAGGAGGCGAGGTGA
- a CDS encoding lysylphosphatidylglycerol synthase transmembrane domain-containing protein, whose amino-acid sequence MPYDAPIRNLRFPGGGAFAHEGEPPAPARESETPRGKYWWVRWAVLGLVAIVLGVEVALGWDQLAKAWTSLFAANWWWLLAAVAAAAASMHSFAQIQRTLLKSAGVHVKQLRSEAAFYAANSLSTTLPGGPVLSATFLLRQQRIWGASTVVASWQLVMSGVLQAVGLALLGLGGAFFLGAKNNPFSLLFTLGGFIALLLLAQAVASRPELIEGIGTRILSWFNSVRGKPADTYLAKWREILMQLESVSLGRRDLGVAFSWSMFNWIADVACLAFAAYAAGDHASIAGLTVAYAAARAVGTIPLMPGGLLVVEAVLVPGLVSSGMSLPNAISAMLLYRLISWLLISAIGWVVFFFVFRTENPGGSDDDPPTGPLPLIEPQLRLWNDDPTADALQGPLPPPENR is encoded by the coding sequence GTGCCGTACGACGCGCCCATCCGCAACCTCCGCTTCCCGGGCGGCGGCGCATTCGCGCACGAGGGTGAGCCGCCGGCTCCCGCACGCGAGAGCGAGACACCGCGCGGCAAATATTGGTGGGTGCGCTGGGCGGTCCTGGGCCTGGTCGCGATCGTGCTCGGCGTCGAGGTCGCCCTGGGCTGGGACCAGCTGGCCAAGGCGTGGACGAGCCTGTTCGCGGCCAACTGGTGGTGGCTGCTCGCGGCGGTGGCGGCGGCGGCCGCGTCGATGCACAGTTTCGCCCAGATCCAGCGCACTCTACTGAAGTCCGCCGGGGTGCACGTCAAGCAGCTGCGCTCCGAGGCCGCGTTCTACGCCGCCAACTCGCTGAGCACCACGCTGCCCGGCGGACCGGTGCTGTCGGCGACGTTTTTGCTTCGGCAGCAACGCATTTGGGGAGCCTCGACCGTGGTGGCGTCCTGGCAGTTGGTGATGTCGGGCGTGCTGCAGGCGGTCGGGTTGGCGCTGCTCGGGTTGGGTGGCGCCTTCTTCCTGGGCGCGAAGAACAACCCCTTCTCGTTGTTGTTCACCCTCGGCGGCTTCATCGCGTTGCTGCTGCTGGCACAGGCGGTGGCCTCGCGGCCGGAGCTGATCGAGGGCATCGGCACCCGCATCCTGTCGTGGTTCAACTCGGTGCGCGGCAAGCCGGCCGACACATACCTGGCGAAGTGGCGCGAGATCCTGATGCAGCTCGAGTCGGTCAGCCTGGGCCGGCGCGACCTCGGGGTGGCGTTCAGCTGGTCGATGTTCAACTGGATCGCCGACGTCGCCTGCCTCGCCTTTGCCGCATACGCGGCCGGCGACCACGCGTCGATCGCCGGACTGACGGTGGCCTACGCGGCCGCCCGCGCCGTCGGCACGATTCCGCTGATGCCGGGCGGGCTGCTGGTCGTCGAGGCGGTGCTGGTGCCCGGGCTGGTGTCCAGCGGGATGTCGCTGCCCAACGCGATCTCGGCGATGCTGCTCTACCGGCTGATCAGCTGGCTGCTCATCTCTGCGATCGGCTGGGTGGTGTTCTTCTTCGTGTTCCGCACCGAGAACCCGGGCGGCTCCGACGACGACCCGCCGACCGGTCCGCTGCCGCTGATCGAGCCACAGTTGCGGCTTTGGAACGACGATCCCACCGCCGACGCGCTGCAGGGTCCGTTACCGCCGCCGGAGAACCGCTAG
- a CDS encoding hemophore — translation MKAGILTGRRTLGAGLFAVAVPAAAVALMAGPPATGANDPCAASEIARTIGSVSKSMGDYLDSHPETNHAMTTMLQQQAGPESVTGLKSYFEGNPKVAADMARIAQPLTTLSTQCKLPIGIPQAMGMLQQAQGAGGALPGPSRQNNVG, via the coding sequence ATGAAGGCAGGCATTCTGACCGGACGGCGCACGCTCGGTGCTGGGTTGTTCGCGGTCGCAGTGCCCGCTGCGGCCGTCGCACTGATGGCCGGGCCGCCGGCGACCGGCGCCAACGACCCGTGCGCGGCCAGCGAGATCGCCCGGACGATCGGCTCGGTCTCCAAGTCGATGGGCGACTACCTGGACTCGCACCCGGAGACCAACCACGCGATGACCACGATGCTGCAGCAGCAGGCCGGCCCGGAGTCGGTCACCGGGCTGAAGTCCTACTTCGAGGGCAACCCCAAGGTGGCCGCCGATATGGCCAGGATCGCGCAGCCGCTGACCACCCTGTCGACGCAGTGCAAGCTGCCGATCGGTATTCCCCAGGCCATGGGCATGCTGCAGCAGGCCCAGGGCGCCGGCGGCGCACTGCCCGGCCCGTCGCGGCAGAACAACGTCGGCTAG